In Penaeus vannamei isolate JL-2024 chromosome 4, ASM4276789v1, whole genome shotgun sequence, a single window of DNA contains:
- the LOC113817085 gene encoding 3-oxoacyl-[acyl-carrier-protein] reductase FabG-like — MATASYPSLAGKVALITGASSGIGRGCAVTLAQEKCQLVITGRNVEALKETAGLCHEAGLAQDKILQVAGDLSNDEDCKRIVDSTVSKFGRIDILVNNAGILVPGPLETLTMEEYDRQQNVNTRSMVLMSKLCLPRLIEVKGNIVNISSSLAIKPVPQYFAYNMSKAAIDHMTRSLALEVAGRGVRVNSVNPAVIVTDVLKRTGMSEEDYQKFLEYAKTIHPVGRVGVVEDVSRVVAFLASDHAAFVTGIVMPVDGGATLH; from the exons ATGGCTACAGCATCATACCCTTCCCTGGCCGGCAAAGTCGCTCTGATTACCG gtgcATCTTCGGGCATCGGCAGAGGATGTGCGGTGACGCTGGCGCAGGAAAAGTGTCAACTGGTTATAACTGGACGCAATGTTGAGGCGCTGAAAGAGACCGCTGGGTTATGCCACGAGGCTGGGTTGGCGCAGGACAAG ATATTGCAAGTTGCAGGCGACTTAAGCAATGATGAAGACTGCAAGCGCATTGTTGACTCCACCGTCTCCAAGTTCGGCCGTATTGATATTCTTGTCAACAATGCAG GAATTCTGGTCCCGGGACCGCTGGAAACCTTGACCATGGAGGAGTACGACCGCCAGCAGAATGTCAACACGAGGTCAATGGTCCTCATGTCCAAGCTGTGTCTTCCGCGTCTGATTGAGGTCAAAGGGAACATTGTCAACATTTCCTCGTCGCTGGCAATTAAACCG GTCCCGCAATACTTCGCCTACAACATGAGCAAAGCTGCCATTGACCACATGACACGATCCCTGGCCTTGGAGGTGGCAGGGCGCGGTGTCAGGGTCAATTCTGTCAATCCTGCTGTCATTGTCACGGATGTGTTGAAGAGGACTGGCATGTCGGAGGAAGATTATCAGAag TTCCTTGAGTACGCCAAGACGATCCACCCCGTCGGGCGCGTGGGCGTGGTGGAGGACGTGAGCCGGGTGGTCGCCTTCCTCGCCTCCGACCACGCCGCCTTCGTCACCGGGATCGTCATGCCCGTCGATGGGGGCGCCACGCTCCATTGA
- the LOC113829965 gene encoding uncharacterized protein, translating to MFVLVEALVVLSVFAVLAEPTFHHRRPRCQTRVKYITLYETFYQQVPVYETVYKDNYIPTTFYDTQYHTEYDTQYYAQYVPKYVTETVYKTDVQYITQDKYHTVYKTQYVTNPVYLPKYVTETAYKTKYVTQPQYNTIYNTEFVPKYLTETQVKYQTQYQTQFVPQYITVTETKQHYKTYCPESSYGS from the exons ATGTTTGTTCTCGTCGAAGCTCTCGTGGTGTTGTCAGTGTTCGCAGTGTTAGCAGAGCCGACCTTCCACCACCGACGACCTCGCTGCCAAACAAGGGTCAAATACATCACCCTATACGAGACCTTTTACCAACAG GTTCCGGTATACGAGACTGTGTACAAGGATAACTACATTCCCACAACCTTCTACGATACACAGTACCACACTGAGTACGACACACAGTACTATGCCCAGTACGTCCCCAAGTACGTCACGGAGACTGTGTACAAAACAGACGTGCAGTACATCACCCAGGATAAGTACCACACCGTTTACAAGACCCAGTATGTCACCAACCCGGTTTACTTGCCCAAATACGTCACAGAAACCGCCTACAAGACCAAGTATGTGACTCAGCCCCAGTACAATACCATCTACAATACCGAATTCGTGCCCAAGTACCTGACGGAGACCCAGGTGAAGTACCAGACCCAGTACCAGACCCAGTTCGTGCCGCAGTACATCACGGTCACCGAGACCAAACAGCACTACAAGACCTATTGCCCGGAGTCGTCCTACGGGTCTTAA
- the LOC113829962 gene encoding uncharacterized protein, which produces MSRTEFVKKFFAKLNSFHRNYMGKEAFIEFVGLQLCYTGNRKWLVWRILFMDLYLRFCRARNSFPSDMTQIGMHLAFAGVQSVTLHYDRALMTFYSGFSVFGMDRDVPYCTKGYTHVYVSVLPYIEIHVKKEEEESQRRGVKRVAGVACKKGPITQYNKYKETTGRAPPPKKRRT; this is translated from the exons ATGTCGCGGACTGAATTTG TGAAGAAATTCTTCGCCAAACTGAACTCGTTCCACCGCAATTACATGGGGAAGGAGGCCTTTATCGAGTTCGTGGGCCTGCAGCTCTGCTACACCGGCAACCGGAAGTGGCTCGTGTGGCGCATCCTGTTCATGGACCTGTACCTGCGCTTCTGCCGCGCCCGCAACTCCTTCCCCTCCGACATGACCCAGATCGGGATGCACCTGGCCTTCGCAGGGGTCCAGTCCGTCACCTTGCACTACGACCGGGCCCTGATGACCTTCTACAGCGGCTTCTCCGTGTTCGGGATGGACAGGGACGTGCCGTACTGCACGAAGGGATACACCCACGTGTACGTGAGCGTCCTGCCGTACATCGAGATCCacgtgaagaaggaggaggaggagagccagCGCAGGGGAGTGAAGCGGGTGGCGGGCGTGGCCTGCAAGAAGGGCCCCATCACCCAATACAACAAGTACAAGGAGACCACGGGAAGAGCCCCGCccccgaagaagaggaggacgtag